A single genomic interval of Rhododendron vialii isolate Sample 1 chromosome 3a, ASM3025357v1 harbors:
- the LOC131321162 gene encoding uncharacterized protein LOC131321162, producing the protein MWTRLWVVPTAPKICHFMWKICWTIWKARNSFVFSGKYPNPSDVIEKAKAACRDYLAALFKCPNIINPPKASRASHWSAPPPDVVKFNSDGAFKSFRSLAAFGVIARDCGGSALVWRMGKIVAHSAIVIEAWALRIACSTAVEMDYNEVIFESNCQALINCFKDGKPPCPWEIRTIVDDIRSWAKTRKWSFVWCSRDINTVAHGLAAFCADRFFVFQAGCLPPAVEVLVSKDVNRS; encoded by the exons ATGTGGACGAGATTGTGGGTAGTTCCTACAGCCCCAAAAATATGCCACTTCATGTGGAAG ATCTGCTGGACGATATGGAAAGCCAGGAACTCCTTTGTTTTCTCTGGAAAATATCCAAACCCAAGTGATGTGATTGAGAAAGCCAAAGCTGCATGCAGAGACTATCTTGCAGCGCTATTCAAATGCCCCAATATCATCAATCCTCCAAAAGCTAGCAGAGCTTCTCATTGGTCGGCCCCCCCACCTGATGTGGTTAAATTTAATTCTGATGGAGCTTTTAAATCCTTCCGCAGCTTGGCTGCATTTGGCGTTATCGCCAGAGACTGTGGTGGATCCGCTCTTGTTTGGCGTATGGGTAAAATTGTTGCCCATTCAGCAATTGTTATTGAAGCTTGGGCCCTTCGCATAGCTTGTAGTACAGCAGTGGAGATGGATTATAACGAAGTAATCTTTGAATCAAACTGTCAAGCACTTATAAACTGCTTTAAGGATGGAAAGCCTCCATGTCCGTGGGAAATCAGAACAATTGTGGATGACATCAGATCTTGGGCAAAAACTAGGAAATGGTCTTTCGTTTGGTGTAGTAGGGACATTAATACAGTTGCTCATGGTTTGGCAGCATTTTGTGCTGatagattttttgttttccaagcAGGATGTTTACCGCCTGCTGTGGAAGTTTTGGTTTCCAAAGATGTAAATCGTTCATGA
- the LOC131318759 gene encoding ABC transporter G family member 6-like: MSRVVAENISPARDCAPFFHRRQGMELSAPGAACASPTLGQLLKKVGDVRKEVTGDETPVHRVLEMGSDDAGGEPRSLPFVLSFTNLTYSVKVSRKMTLSRRHAAVPAAGENIFSKTKVLLNEISGEARDSEILAVLGASGSGKSTLIDALANRIAKGSLKGRVTLNGEALESRLMKVISAYVMQDDLLFPMLTVEETLMFAAEFRLPRTLSKSKKKMRVQALIDQLGLRNAAKTVIGDEGHRGVSGGERRRVSIGIDIIHDPIILFLDEPTSGLDSTSAYMVVKVLQRIAHSGSIVIMSVHQPSYRILGLLDRLLFLSRGQTVYSGTPLSLPMFFSDFGHPIPENENRTEFALDLVRELEGSPGGTKALVEFNKSWQNMKRSTRNGFNGSETPTQGLSLKEAISASISRGKLVSGATTAGSDSSATSMVPTFANPFWIEIAVLSNRAITNSRRMPELFGIRLGAVVVTGFILATMFWHLDNSPKGVQERLGFFAFAMSTTFYTCADALPVFLQERYIFMRETAHNAYRRSSYVLSHSLTALPALIFLSLAFASITFFAVGLDGGLSGFFFYFLIILASFWAGSSFVTFLSGVVPHVMLGYTIVVAILAYFLLFSGFFINRNRIPPYWIWFHYISLVKYPYEAVLQNEFSDPNKCFVRGVQIFDNSPLGLVPESMKLKLLSSMSSTLGVNISSSTCVTTGVDILQQQGITDLSKWSCLWITVAWGFFFRILFYLSLLMGSKNKRS, from the coding sequence ATGTCTCGTGTTGTGGCGGAAAATATTTCTCCGGCGAGAGACTGCGCGCCGTTCTTCCACCGCCGGCAGGGGATGGAACTCTCCGCCCCCGGCGCTGCGTGTGCGTCGCCGACGCTGGGCCAGCTCCTTAAGAAAGTCGGAGACGTACGGAAAGAAGTCACCGGCGACGAAACCCCGGTTCACCGAGTCCTCGAGATGGGGAGCGATGACGCCGGCGGAGAGCCCAGGTCTCTCCCGTTCGTTCTCTCCTTCACCAACCTCACTTACAGCGTCAAAGTAAGCCGCAAAATGACGCTGAGCCGCCGCCACGCCGCCGTACCGGCTGCCggagaaaatattttctccaagACGAAGGTGCTGTTGAATGAAATCTCGGGTGAGGCGCGTGACAGCGAGATCCTCGCCGTTCTGGGCGCCAGTGGATCGGGAAAATCCACTTTGATTGACGCCTTGGCTAACCGAATCGCCAAGGGAAGCTTGAAAGGAAGGGTGACTCTCAACGGAGAAGCGTTGGAATCTCGATTAATGAAGGTGATATCAGCGTACGTAATGCAAGACGACTTGCTCTTCCCCATGTTAACCGTGGAGGAGACGCTCATGTTCGCCGCCGAGTTCCGTCTCCCTCGAACCCTATCCAAATCCAAGAAGAAGATGCGAGTCCAAGCCCTAATCGACCAACTCGGTCTCAGAAACGCCGCCAAAACCGTCATCGGCGATGAAGGCCACCGCGGCGTCTCCGGCGGCGAACGGCGGCGAGTTTCCATCGGGATCGACATAATCCACGACCCCATCATCCTCTTCCTCGACGAGCCGACGTCGGGTCTCGACTCAACCAGCGCTTACATGGTGGTCAAGGTGCTACAGCGAATCGCACACAGCGGTAGCATCGTCATCATGTCCGTACACCAGCCCAGCTACAGAATCCTCGGTTTGCTCGACCGATTGCTCTTCTTATCCCGTGGACAGACTGTTTACAGCGGTACTCCGTTGAGTCTCCCCATGTTTTTCTCCGATTTCGGCCATCCCATCCCGGAAAACGAGAATAGGACCGAGTTCGCGCTGGATCTAGTGCGCGAACTCGAAGGCTCTCCAGGAGGTACGAAAGCCTTAGTGGAATTCAACAAGTCATGGCAAAACATGAAGCGAAGCACTCGAAATGGTTTCAACGGGAGTGAAACACCAACTCAGGGTTTGTCGTTGAAAGAAGCGATAAGCGCGAGTATTTCGCGTGGAAAACTGGTCTCGGGTGCCACGACTGCTGGTTCCGACTCTTCCGCCACTTCAATGGTCCCCACCTTCGCAAATCCGTTTTGGATAGAGATCGCCGTGCTCTCCAACAGGGCCATAACGAACTCCCGCCGCATGCCGGAGCTCTTCGGGATCCGCCTGGGCGCCGTCGTGGTGACAGGGTTCATCCTCGCCACCATGTTCTGGCACCTCGACAACTCTCCCAAAGGCGTCCAGGAACGCCTCGGGTTCTTCGCATTCGCAATGTCCACAACCTTCTACACCTGCGCGGACGCCCTCCCCGTCTTCCTCCAGGAACGCTACATCTTCATGCGAGAAACCGCACACAATGCTTACCGCCGATCCTCCTACGTCCTCTCCCACTCCCTCACCGCCTTACCCGCATTAATCTTCCTCTCCTTAGCGTTTGCTTCCATCACGTTCTTTGCGGTGGGCCTGGACGGCGGCCTCTCGggcttcttcttctacttcctCATAATCCTCGCCTCCTTCTGGGCCGGAAGCTCGTTCGTCACCTTCCTCTCCGGTGTAGTCCCCCATGTCATGCTCGGTTACACCATCGTTGTCGCTATCTTAGCCTATTTCCTCCTATTCAGTGGTTTTTTCATCAACAGAAACCGAATCCCCCCTTACTGGATCTGGTTCCATTACATATCGCTGGTTAAGTACCCTTACGAAGCAGTTTTGCAGAACGAATTCAGTGACCCCAACAAATGCTTTGTGAGAGGGGTTCAGATCTTCGATAACTCACCGCTCGGACTGGTCCCGGAGTCAATGAAGTTGAAGCTGTTGAGTAGCATGAGCAGTACCTTGGGTGTGAATATCTCGAGCTCGACGTGCGTGACCACAGGAGTGGATATTCTGCAGCAGCAGGGGATTACGGACTTGAGTAAGTGGAGCTGCTTGTGGATAACGGTGGCTTGGGGGTTCTTCTTTCGGATCCTGTTTTACTTGTCTTTGCTGATGGGAAGTAAAAACAAgaggagttaa
- the LOC131318760 gene encoding protein RDM16 isoform X2, with protein sequence MKKELEEKMKKLPLSNKGVSSGGIPQVGSKEGLKAPSSSSGLLPTPVIASTLPSAAAAASANPTASILPPEAGLTVPNVEAVKRAQELAAKMGFWQDPQFAPLINMFPGQMPPEVTFQPKPAKAPVLRLDAQGREVDEHGNVVNTTKVTNLSTLKVNINKQKKEAFQILKPELDVDPEKNPHFDPRMGIDSKKLLRPKRSSFQFVEEGKWSKDAEIVKLKSQFGEAQAKELKLKQAQLAKAKAEPDINPNLIEVSERVIIKEKPKEQIPDIEWWDQPLLHSSAYGDITEGIIAEDKLRTEKITIYVEHPRPIEPPAEPAPPPPQPLKLTKKEQKKLRTQRRLVREKDRQEMIRQGLLEPPKPKVKMSNLMKVLGSEATQDPTRLEMEIRSAAAEREQAHIDRNIARKLTPDERREKKERKLFDDPNTAETIVSVYKVNSLSHPQTRFKVDVNAQENRLTGCAVIADGISVVLVEGGMKSIKRYGKLMLNRIDWASAVKKEDEEGNEDEDKPVNKCLLVWQGSVAKPSFHRFSVHECRTEAAARKVFSDAGVGHYWDLSVNFTEDQM encoded by the exons TCAAATAAGGGTGTGAGCTCAGGAGGTATCCCGCAAGTGGGGTCAAAGGAGGGTCTTAAGGCCCCATCCTCTAGCTCTGGATTACTTCCTACACCTGTGATTGCATCCACTTTaccttctgctgctgctgcagctTCTGCAAATCCTACTGCAAGTATCTTGCCTCCTGAAGCTGGGCTTACAGTGCCCAATGTGGAAGCTGTAAAACGTGCTCAAGAACTTGCTGCCAAGATGGGATTTTGGCAAGACCCGCAGTTTGCTCCTCTTATAAACATGTTTCCAGGACAGATGCCACCAGAGGTTACCTTCCAACCAAAGCCTGCCAAGGCCCCTGTTCTTCGTTTGGATGCACAGGGTAGGGAAGTAGATGAGCATGGGAATGTGGTGAATACAACTAAAGTAACCAACTTGAGCACCCTGAAG GTGAACATTAACAAGCAGAAGAAAGAAGCATTCCAAATTCTTAAACCTGAATTGGATGTGGACCCAGAAAAGAATCCTCACTTCGACCCCAGGATGGGTATCGATTCAAAAAAGCTGTTACGGCCCAAGAGATCAAGTTTTCAGTTTGTGGAGGAAGGCAAATGGTCAAAAGACGCAGAGATCGTTAAATTGAAG AGTCAATTTGGAGAAGCACAAGCGAAGGAGCTAAAGCTAAAGCAGGCACAACTGGCAAAGGCAAAGGCTGAGCCTGATATAAATCCTAACCTAATAGAGGTATCAGAGAGGGTTATCATCAAAGAGAAGCCAAAGGAACAAATTCCTGACATAGAGTGGTG GGATCAGCCTCTTTTGCATTCCAGTGCTTATGGTGACATCACTGAGGGTATCATAGCTGAAGACAAACTGAGGACTGAGAAGATCACTATCTATGTGGAACACCCCCGACCTATTGAGCCCCCAGCTGAACCTGCTCCCCCACCACCTCAACCCCTGAAACTAACCAAGAAGGAGCAGAAGAAACTCCGTACGCAGCGGCGTCTGGTTAGGGAAAAGGACAGGCAGGAAATGATTAGACAAGGCCTGTTAGAACCCCCAAAACCAAAAGTCAAAATGAGCAATCTCATGAAGGTTCTTGGTTCTGAAGCGACTCAAGACCCCACAAGGCTTGAAATGGAAATCAGGAGTGCAGCTGCCGAGCGCGAACAAGCCCACATAGACAGGAACATCGCACGGAAGCTCACTCCTGATGAGCGccgagaaaagaaagagaggaagcTCTTTGATGATCCAAACACGGCAGAGACCATAGTTTCCGTGTACAAGGTCAACAGTCTTTCGCATCCTCAGACCCGCTTCAAGGTCGATGTTAATGCACAAGAGAACCGGTTGACGGGGTGTGCTGTGATTGCAGACGGCATCAGCGTTGTGTTGGTTGAAGGTGGGATGAAATCGATTAAAAGGTATGGGAAGCTGATGCTTAATCGTATCGATTGGGCTTCTGCTGTGAAAAAAGAGGATGAGGAGGGCAATGAGGATGAAGACAAACCCGTGAACAAGTGTTTGTTAGTATGGCAAGGAAGTGTTGCTAAACCCAGCTTCCATAGGTTCTCTGTTCACGAGTGCAGGACTGAGGCTGCTGCCCGTAAAGTATTTTCTGATGCTGGGGTTGGTCACTATTGGGATCTTTCTGTTAACTTCACGGAGGACCAGATGTAA
- the LOC131318760 gene encoding protein RDM16 isoform X3, which translates to MGFWQDPQFAPLINMFPGQMPPEVTFQPKPAKAPVLRLDAQGREVDEHGNVVNTTKVTNLSTLKVNINKQKKEAFQILKPELDVDPEKNPHFDPRMGIDSKKLLRPKRSSFQFVEEGKWSKDAEIVKLKSQFGEAQAKELKLKQAQLAKAKAEPDINPNLIEVSERVIIKEKPKEQIPDIEWWDQPLLHSSAYGDITEGIIAEDKLRTEKITIYVEHPRPIEPPAEPAPPPPQPLKLTKKEQKKLRTQRRLVREKDRQEMIRQGLLEPPKPKVKMSNLMKVLGSEATQDPTRLEMEIRSAAAEREQAHIDRNIARKLTPDERREKKERKLFDDPNTAETIVSVYKVNSLSHPQTRFKVDVNAQENRLTGCAVIADGISVVLVEGGMKSIKRYGKLMLNRIDWASAVKKEDEEGNEDEDKPVNKCLLVWQGSVAKPSFHRFSVHECRTEAAARKVFSDAGVGHYWDLSVNFTEDQM; encoded by the exons ATGGGATTTTGGCAAGACCCGCAGTTTGCTCCTCTTATAAACATGTTTCCAGGACAGATGCCACCAGAGGTTACCTTCCAACCAAAGCCTGCCAAGGCCCCTGTTCTTCGTTTGGATGCACAGGGTAGGGAAGTAGATGAGCATGGGAATGTGGTGAATACAACTAAAGTAACCAACTTGAGCACCCTGAAG GTGAACATTAACAAGCAGAAGAAAGAAGCATTCCAAATTCTTAAACCTGAATTGGATGTGGACCCAGAAAAGAATCCTCACTTCGACCCCAGGATGGGTATCGATTCAAAAAAGCTGTTACGGCCCAAGAGATCAAGTTTTCAGTTTGTGGAGGAAGGCAAATGGTCAAAAGACGCAGAGATCGTTAAATTGAAG AGTCAATTTGGAGAAGCACAAGCGAAGGAGCTAAAGCTAAAGCAGGCACAACTGGCAAAGGCAAAGGCTGAGCCTGATATAAATCCTAACCTAATAGAGGTATCAGAGAGGGTTATCATCAAAGAGAAGCCAAAGGAACAAATTCCTGACATAGAGTGGTG GGATCAGCCTCTTTTGCATTCCAGTGCTTATGGTGACATCACTGAGGGTATCATAGCTGAAGACAAACTGAGGACTGAGAAGATCACTATCTATGTGGAACACCCCCGACCTATTGAGCCCCCAGCTGAACCTGCTCCCCCACCACCTCAACCCCTGAAACTAACCAAGAAGGAGCAGAAGAAACTCCGTACGCAGCGGCGTCTGGTTAGGGAAAAGGACAGGCAGGAAATGATTAGACAAGGCCTGTTAGAACCCCCAAAACCAAAAGTCAAAATGAGCAATCTCATGAAGGTTCTTGGTTCTGAAGCGACTCAAGACCCCACAAGGCTTGAAATGGAAATCAGGAGTGCAGCTGCCGAGCGCGAACAAGCCCACATAGACAGGAACATCGCACGGAAGCTCACTCCTGATGAGCGccgagaaaagaaagagaggaagcTCTTTGATGATCCAAACACGGCAGAGACCATAGTTTCCGTGTACAAGGTCAACAGTCTTTCGCATCCTCAGACCCGCTTCAAGGTCGATGTTAATGCACAAGAGAACCGGTTGACGGGGTGTGCTGTGATTGCAGACGGCATCAGCGTTGTGTTGGTTGAAGGTGGGATGAAATCGATTAAAAGGTATGGGAAGCTGATGCTTAATCGTATCGATTGGGCTTCTGCTGTGAAAAAAGAGGATGAGGAGGGCAATGAGGATGAAGACAAACCCGTGAACAAGTGTTTGTTAGTATGGCAAGGAAGTGTTGCTAAACCCAGCTTCCATAGGTTCTCTGTTCACGAGTGCAGGACTGAGGCTGCTGCCCGTAAAGTATTTTCTGATGCTGGGGTTGGTCACTATTGGGATCTTTCTGTTAACTTCACGGAGGACCAGATGTAA